Proteins encoded by one window of Superficieibacter sp. HKU1:
- a CDS encoding DeoR/GlpR family DNA-binding transcription regulator, with amino-acid sequence MLPDERRVFIYSHLHRYAHAAIGDLAKLLGVSHMTIRRDLKEMENEGRVKFISGGAKLNEVLIQELPYVEKAMLHHSTKRQIGIIAEQFIDSGSVIYLDAGTTTYEIAQVIANKLKKVTVITNDFTIADFLMSTSCVDLFHTGGRVDVRNRSAVGHCAAQFIRQYNIDIAFISTSSWDCEHGISTPDEGKMLVKQAVIASSRHKVLVSDCSKYGKYGMFHICHLDQIDDIICDDQLPAEAINKLQQLPLRLHQVSHTWNNKEK; translated from the coding sequence GCGATCTGGCAAAATTACTCGGTGTCTCGCACATGACCATTCGCAGAGACTTGAAAGAAATGGAGAACGAAGGAAGAGTCAAATTTATCAGCGGTGGAGCTAAATTGAATGAAGTGCTTATTCAGGAATTACCTTACGTTGAAAAAGCGATGTTACATCATTCAACTAAAAGACAAATCGGAATCATTGCCGAGCAATTTATTGATTCAGGCAGCGTGATTTATCTTGATGCCGGGACGACGACCTATGAAATTGCCCAGGTTATTGCCAATAAATTAAAAAAAGTCACCGTTATTACGAATGATTTTACGATTGCTGATTTTTTAATGTCGACATCGTGTGTCGACCTGTTTCATACCGGAGGCCGGGTTGACGTGCGTAATCGCTCAGCGGTCGGACATTGCGCCGCTCAGTTCATTCGTCAGTACAATATTGATATTGCCTTCATAAGCACCAGCTCATGGGATTGTGAACACGGGATCTCTACGCCTGATGAAGGAAAAATGCTGGTAAAACAGGCCGTCATAGCTTCATCCCGGCATAAGGTACTGGTCTCGGATTGCAGTAAATATGGCAAATACGGCATGTTCCATATTTGTCATCTTGACCAGATCGATGACATTATTTGCGACGATCAGCTTCCGGCAGAAGCCATTAATAAATTACAACAGTTGCCATTGCGCCTGCACCAGGTGAGCCATACATGGAACAACAAGGAGAAATAA
- a CDS encoding gluconate:H+ symporter — MQFEISHFISLIASIAILVILITRFKFHPFLALIIAAGFLGIAAGLSPTQTIKSFEKGFGGVLGSTGLVVGLGTMLGGVMLESGAADRIANTFIRLGSVRMIPLTICIAALIIGLPHLFDVSFVMLVPLVYVIARRTRSQLLRIGIPLAAGLYVAHGLMLPHPAPTLAMTTYGADAGTCMFYGLLLAIPMVILSGPVFTHFALKVFPDLRRQDYRQMQADDNVQETTHQNMPSFAMSMLTILLPPILMMCKTLAKGSVAPGSFPAELLNTIGDPIVSLLIAVLFSLWALGVRSGFGMSQLQKIVGKSLGPCAAIILILDAGGGFKEMLLATNVSTLIASSAMHWNISPLVLAWVVTALIRIAIGSATVAVVTTAGIVAPLASHSGVNLELLVLATSTGGLMLSHVNDSGFWLFKEYFQLTVAETLKSWTLLVSFLSILGLIFVLLLNALVG, encoded by the coding sequence ATGCAATTTGAAATCAGCCACTTTATTTCACTCATTGCATCTATTGCGATATTAGTTATTCTGATTACCAGGTTTAAGTTCCATCCTTTTTTGGCATTAATTATTGCGGCAGGTTTTTTAGGCATTGCCGCGGGATTATCGCCAACGCAAACGATAAAAAGTTTTGAGAAAGGCTTTGGCGGCGTATTGGGTTCGACCGGCCTGGTAGTAGGGCTGGGCACCATGCTCGGCGGCGTTATGCTGGAGTCGGGAGCCGCTGACAGGATCGCGAATACCTTTATTCGTCTTGGTTCGGTTCGTATGATCCCCCTGACCATCTGTATAGCCGCACTGATCATCGGTCTTCCACATCTTTTCGATGTCAGTTTTGTTATGCTGGTGCCGCTGGTGTACGTCATTGCGCGCCGTACCCGCAGTCAGTTGTTACGCATTGGTATTCCTCTGGCGGCAGGGTTATACGTTGCCCACGGTTTAATGTTGCCGCACCCCGCCCCGACGCTTGCGATGACGACCTATGGCGCTGATGCCGGTACGTGTATGTTCTATGGACTCCTGCTGGCTATCCCGATGGTTATCCTGTCCGGCCCGGTATTTACTCACTTTGCGTTAAAGGTGTTTCCGGATCTGCGTCGTCAGGATTATCGTCAAATGCAGGCTGACGATAATGTACAGGAGACGACTCACCAGAATATGCCTTCGTTCGCAATGTCGATGTTGACGATTCTGCTGCCTCCCATTTTGATGATGTGCAAAACCCTGGCAAAAGGATCTGTGGCACCTGGCTCCTTTCCGGCAGAATTGCTCAACACCATTGGCGACCCGATAGTTTCTCTTCTCATTGCCGTCTTGTTTTCTCTCTGGGCACTTGGCGTGCGCAGCGGCTTCGGCATGAGCCAGCTCCAAAAAATCGTCGGCAAAAGCCTCGGTCCGTGCGCTGCCATCATTCTTATCCTTGACGCTGGCGGCGGATTTAAAGAGATGCTGCTGGCGACCAATGTCAGTACGCTGATTGCCAGCTCTGCAATGCACTGGAACATCTCGCCACTGGTACTGGCGTGGGTGGTTACCGCCTTAATTCGCATTGCCATTGGTTCTGCCACCGTTGCCGTGGTGACTACCGCCGGGATCGTCGCCCCGCTGGCCAGCCACAGCGGAGTGAACCTCGAATTGCTGGTACTCGCGACCAGCACGGGCGGCCTGATGTTATCGCACGTGAATGACTCCGGTTTCTGGCTATTTAAAGAGTATTTTCAGCTTACGGTGGCCGAAACATTGAAAAGCTGGACCCTGCTGGTGTCGTTTCTGTCGATCCTCGGTCTGATTTTCGTTTTATTGCTTAACGCCCTCGTTGGCTAA